The Miscanthus floridulus cultivar M001 chromosome 17, ASM1932011v1, whole genome shotgun sequence genome has a window encoding:
- the LOC136517031 gene encoding patellin-3-like has translation MADETKPEAAAPAAEVAVTEAEKKAEEPAPVAVEAAAEEKAVEAAAEEKAVEAAEEKAAEADSEEEKKAEEAEEAAAGYEAAVIDGTGSFKEESNLVSELPDPERTALAQLKELVATALANGEFNLPPPLPPPAKKEEPAKEEAKEEAPPAKEDEPKVEEAAAEEPVNEEAKPEKPKTEAPAEAAAEEAKDEAPAPEEPKTEAPAPEEPKAEAAAEETKPAEPEPEEKTVAVAEEEATKTVEAIEETAAAASEPEAEAAPAPAAEPKEELIWGVPLVGEDERTDTVLLKFLRAREFKVKEALTMLKSAVLWRKRFGIEELLGADLGLPELENVVFYRGADREGHPVCYNVYGEFQDKELYEKAFGDEEKRERFLQWRIQLLERGIREQLDFSPSGICSMVQVTDLKNSPPMLGKHRAVTRQALALLQDNYPEFVAKKVFINVPWWYLAANKVMSPFLTQRTKSKIVFCSPGKSAETLFRYIAPEQVPVQFGGLYKEDDTEFSTSDAVTELTVKPSSKETIEIPATENSTIVWELRVLGWEVSYGAEFTPDAEGGYTVIVQKTRKVPAHEEPIMKGSFKVTEPGKVVLAVNNPASKKKKLLYRFKVKSTAESAA, from the exons ATGGCCGACGAGACGAAGCCAGAAGCCGCCGCCCCCGCGGCCGAGGTGGCCGTGACGGAGGCCGAGAAGAAGGCAGAGGAGCCCGccccggtggcggtggaggcggcggctgAAGAGAAGGCCGTGGAGGCAGCAGCTGAGGAGAAGGCCGTGGAGGCAGCTGAGGagaaggcggcggaggcggactctgaggaggagaagaaggcggAGGAGGCCGAGGAGGCCGCCGCGGGGTATGAAGCGGCGGTGATCGATGGCACCGGGTCGTTCAAGGAGGAGAGTAACCTGGTGTCCGAGCTCCCCGACCCTGAGCGCACGGCGCTCGCGCAGCTCAAGGAACTCGTCGCCACCGCGCTTGCCAACGGGGAGTTCAACCTGCCGCCGCCGCTACCACCGCCGGCCAAGAAAGAGGAGCCGGCCAAGGAGGAGGCGAAGGAAGAAGCTCCGCCGgccaaggaggatgagcccaaggttGAGGAGGCTGCCGCCGAAGAGCCCGTCAATGAGGAGGCCAAGCCTGAGAAGCCCAAAACCGAGGCGCCGGCGGAAGCAGCGGCCGAGGAGGCTAAGGACGAGGCTCCCGCGCCGGAAGAGCCCAAGACTGAGGCTCCCGCGCCGGAGGAGCCCAAGGCAGAGGCGGCGGCCGAGGAGACCAAGCCAGCtgagccggagccggaggagaAGACGGTCGCGGTCGCCGAGGAGGAAGCCACCAAAACGGTGGAAGCTATTGAGGAGACCGCTGCCGCCGCGTCCGAGCCTGAGGCGGaggccgcgccggcgccggcggccgagCCGAAGGAGGAGCTGATCTGGGGCGTGCCGCTGGTGGGCGAAGACGAGCGCACGGACACGGTGCTGCTCAAGTTCCTCCGCGCGCGCGAGTTCAAGGTGAAGGAGGCCCTGACGATGCTCAAGTCGGCGGTGCTGTGGCGCAAGCGCTTCGGCATCGAAGAGCTCCTGGGCGCCGACCTCGGCCTGCCGGAGCTGGAGAACGTGGTGTTCTACCGCGGCGCCGACCGCGAGGGCCACCCCGTCTGCTACAACGTCTACGGCGAGTTCCAGGACAAGGAGCTCTACGAGAAGGCCTTCGGCGACGAGGAGAAGCGGGAGCGCTTCCTCCAGTGGCGCATCCAGCTCCTCGAGCGCGGCATCCGGGAGCAGCTCGACTTCTCGCCCAGTGGCATCTGCTCCATGGTGCAGGTCACCGACCTCAAGAACTCGCCGCCCATGCTCGGCAAGCACCGCGCCGTCACACGCCAGGCTCTCGCCCTGCTCCAGGACAACTACCCCGAGTTCGTGGCCAAGAAG GTGTTCATCAATGTGCCGTGGTGGTACCTCGCGGCGAACAAAGTGATGAGCCCATTCCTGACCCAGCGCACCAAGAGCAAGATCGTCTTCTGCAGCCCTGGCAAGTCCGCGGAGACCCTCTTCAG ATACATCGCGCCAGAGCAAGTTCCGGTCCAATTCGGTGGCCTGTATAAGGAGGATGACACTGAGTTCTCCACCTCTGATGCTGTCACCGAGCTCACCGTGAAACCATCCTCCAAAGAAACCATTGAAATCCCAGCCACCGAG AACTCCACCATCGTGTGGGAGCTCCGCGTGCTGGGATGGGAGGTGAGCTACGGCGCGGAATTCACCCCCGACGCAGAGGGCGGCTACACCGTGATCGTGCAGAAGACGAGGAAGGTGCCGGCCCATGAGGAGCCGATCATGAAGGGGAGCTTCAAGGTCACCGAGCCCGGCAAGGTGGTGCTCGCCGTGAACAACCCGGCATCGAAGAAGAAGAAGCTGCTGTACCGGTTCAAGGTGAAGAGCACCGCCGAATCCGCCGCCTGA